In Choloepus didactylus isolate mChoDid1 chromosome X, mChoDid1.pri, whole genome shotgun sequence, a genomic segment contains:
- the LOC119522265 gene encoding meprin A subunit beta-like — protein sequence MVDVIFILTRLLFISCCVLTVHCAQPSCTSVADFDDCPGNTTDFCPENIVCACKDGEPFCKCPNFRGQWGNYWYMGSKCDQLWNTLDLILVAALPGIGLALIVGVTIQTIHYCKKKSKKNIDDHREQRNWSGLQPQHNSTYAFNTDMRPSQHDQGQVNTKTHFSDKNKFTENIKEGSALRNKKNIERLKKESE from the exons ATGGTGGATGTCATATTCATACTGACTCGACTTCTGTTCATCTCCTGCTGTGTTCTGACTGTACATTGTGCACAAC CCAGTTGTACATCTGTGGCTGACTTTGATGATTGCCCAGGGAATACAACAGATTTCTGTCCAGAGAATATTGTTTGTGCATGCAAAGATGGAGAACCTTTTTGCAA ATGTCCAAATTTCAGAGGTCAGTGGGGAAATTACTGGTATATGGGGTCCAAATGTGACCAACTTTGGAATACTCTGGACCTGATTTTAGTAGCAGCATTGCCAGGAATAGGACTGGCTCTAATAGTTGGTGTAACAATCCAGACCATCCACTActgtaaaaagaaatcaaagaagaatataGATGATCACCG aGAACAAAGGAATTGGTCAGGACTCCAACCTCAGCATAACTCTACATATGCTTTCAATACTGACATGAGGCCTTCTCAACATGATCAAGGCCAGGTAAACACTAAAActcatttttcagataaaaataagtttacagaaaatatcaaagaGGGAAGTGCCTtgagaaacaaaaagaacattGAGAGATTAAAGAAAGAGTCAGAGTGA